A stretch of Brassica napus cultivar Da-Ae chromosome C6, Da-Ae, whole genome shotgun sequence DNA encodes these proteins:
- the LOC125588356 gene encoding uncharacterized protein At4g04775-like: protein MTSSSTSSARFPRISTHGVPTRCWCGKGITTFGSSTAENRYRRFYQCEIARDRKTENHLFKWIDEALIEVIRMVDVKHKRVAQGITMFEERVMEKVKSEMVRVEHEMSEKLKEKVDLEFARVSQEMKQKLKIATVAMVVVGAIVGIWTSLSA, encoded by the exons ATGACCAGTTCGTCAACATCTTCTGCTCGTTTTCCTCGAATCTCTACTCATGGTGTGCCTACAAGATGTTGGTGTGGCAAGGGCATAACCACGTTTGGTTCATCGACGGCGGAGAATAGGTATCGACGATTCTACCAATGCGAAATTGCAAGAGAT AGAAAAACTGAGAATCATCTATTTAAATGGATTGATGAAGCTTTGATTGAGGTGATTCGGATGGTGGATGTGAAACATAAGAGGGTTGCTCAAGGGATTACGATGTTTGAAGAAAGGGTTATGGAAAAGGTGAAATCCGAGATGGTTAGAGTTGAACATGAGATGTCCGAAAAGCTTAAAGAAAAGGTAGACTTGGAGTTTGCTAGAGTTTCACAGGAGATGAAACAGAAGCTAAAGATAGCGACGGTGGCTATGGTAGTGGTAGGAGCAATCGTAGGAATATGGACTTCTCTTAGTGCCTGA
- the LOC125588355 gene encoding uncharacterized protein LOC125588355 encodes MHIYASCGVWKFDPCKGWGFAFDKEKGGRVLAVELTSSFEDLRTTTFEDFGIDQNDVELELSYLPMELISTIDCPPVIIGKDRQVKNFLTYVRGKASTKLCVSISPANGNSDNIELDGEQSKSPFRELGEPSSFSPRDGIASSSESRKDVEDECNSNASEEDKDVDLCGKEDDRGKSVRFSLKDVVKRGETFQNKSKLKAALEMSAMKNNFDYKVVNSDRKLWYIRCVDNKCKWSVRSEGLSGSTYFIIKNYVADHTCAASNMNNGCQTASAKTIGSLIMHRYDGVKEGPKANDIIHIMRMEHGCEISKSLAWDAREYAISLVIGIPEQSFDKILKYLHMLKEANPGTHTFYETDVDGKFRFLFVSFGQSV; translated from the coding sequence ATGCATATCTATGCCTCTTGTGGAGTGTGGAAATTTGATCCCTGTAAAGGATGGGGATTTGCTTTTGATAAGGAAAAAGGAGGTAGAGTACTGGCTGTGGAATTGACAAGTTCCTTTGAAGATCTAAGGACTACGACTTTTGAGGATTTTGGAATTGACCAAAACGATGTCGAGCTTGAGTTAAGCTACTTACCTATGGAGTTAATCAGTACGATAGACTGTCCCCCAGTTATCATTGGGAAGGATCGGCAAGTCAAGAATTTTCTTACATATGTACGTGgaaaagcttctacaaagttGTGTGTGTCTATTTCACCTGCCAATGGAAATAGCGACAACATTGAGCTTGATGGGGAGCAATCTAAATCGCCTTTCAGAGAGCTAGGTGAGCCTTCCTCGTTTTCACCACGAGATGGCATTGCTAGTTCATCTGAATCGAGGAAGGATGTTGAAGACGAATGTAACTCGAATGCCTCGGAAGAAGATAAAGATGTTGACTTATGTGGAAAAGAAGACGATAGGGGAAAAAGTGTTCGGTTCTCTTTGAAGGATGTTGTGAAGAGGGGTGAAAcgtttcaaaacaaatcaaagttGAAAGCAGCATTGGAAATGTCAGCAATGAAGAATAACTTCGATTACAAAGTGGTGAATTCAGATAGAAAACTTTGGTACATCCGATGTGTGGACAACAAGTGTAAGTGGAGTGTTCGTTCTGAGGGGTTATCGGGATCCACATATTTCATCATCAAAAATTATGTGGCGGATCATACATGTGCTGCGTCAAATATGAATAATGGTTGTCAGACAGCTTCTGCAAAAACTATTGGGAGTCTAATAATGCATAGGTATGATGGTGTCAAAGAAGGTCCCAAAGCTAATGATATCATACATATTATGAGAATGGAACATGGATGTGAGATATCTAAATCATTAGCGTGGGATGCTCGTGAGTATGCAATTAGTCTGGTTATAGGCATTCCCGAGCAGAGTTTTGACAAAATTCTGAAATACTTGCACATGCTGAAAGAAGCTAATCCTGGAACACACACCTTTTACGAAACCGATGTTGATGGTAAATTCAGATTTCTCTTCGTTTCGTTTGGGCAATCAGTATGA